A single window of Desulfovibrio psychrotolerans DNA harbors:
- a CDS encoding 4Fe-4S dicluster domain-containing protein gives MSTFSILLALVCAICIAGLIRRYARHRARLFAPPGKTRAESAQTAHNPPPGLAGRMGRAARSAARSLAAAVTDVLLLWRTARTSPYRWLAHTLILSGFTGLLVFHALDDIISYPYIAGYESTLDPWQWLRNLFGAMVLCGAGLAVLRRLRTPALRRLSRVQDWLLLAAVAGIVGSGFALEAVKIISPHVFTRMTDEYFLPQDETELAALRAYWSTVNGVIFTPPASTDPALLEQGAQLNENNCVYCHAETASAFVSRALATAVSPAAAPLNNARADQLLWYLHVGLALLALACMPYGKFLHPIATPLNLVARQGSRNAAGPADIPADIPTDTPPDIPTKAPAAATASPPSPVSPPSPSGAQRRLGLEACTRCGECSLHCSVAPAYTVVGNPNILPSEKLLSLRRYTEGSLLPAATDAFAEGSRICTECLRCTDICPSGINLQDLWLASKSSLKKEELDGPNTTIRQCSAAQWANVLGAQGKSRFEQEKGDGLADRAESFWGCVQCTTCTSVCPVVAVCEAPAKDLDLMPQQIMNLLRMGLKDEALGVRMVWSCTTCYKCQEHCPQDVPVADILFELRQIATERFKERRLTSCPLPAVSPVRIPPVDGGTGPTGPTMATTSTAATVATAATVTNPGTALEPNTAPAAHTGTSDPSTGTPA, from the coding sequence ATGAGCACCTTCAGCATCCTCCTTGCACTGGTCTGCGCCATATGCATCGCGGGCCTCATTCGCCGCTATGCGCGCCACCGGGCTCGCCTCTTCGCCCCGCCCGGCAAAACCCGCGCCGAATCGGCGCAGACGGCGCACAACCCGCCACCCGGTCTTGCGGGGCGCATGGGCCGCGCAGCGCGCTCCGCCGCCCGCTCACTCGCCGCCGCCGTCACAGACGTACTGCTCCTGTGGCGCACCGCACGCACAAGCCCTTACCGCTGGCTGGCGCACACCCTCATCCTTTCCGGCTTCACCGGCCTGCTGGTATTCCACGCGCTGGACGACATCATCTCCTATCCCTACATCGCCGGATATGAATCCACGCTGGACCCGTGGCAGTGGCTGCGCAACCTCTTCGGGGCCATGGTCCTGTGCGGTGCGGGCCTCGCAGTGCTGCGCAGGCTGCGCACTCCCGCCCTGCGCCGCCTCAGCCGCGTGCAGGACTGGCTCCTCCTCGCCGCCGTGGCGGGCATCGTCGGGTCCGGCTTTGCGCTGGAAGCCGTCAAAATCATCTCCCCCCACGTCTTCACCCGCATGACGGACGAATACTTCCTGCCGCAGGACGAAACGGAACTCGCCGCCCTGCGCGCCTACTGGTCCACCGTAAACGGAGTAATCTTCACACCTCCCGCCTCCACAGACCCCGCCCTGCTGGAACAGGGTGCCCAGCTGAACGAGAACAACTGCGTCTACTGCCACGCAGAAACCGCCTCCGCCTTTGTCTCCCGCGCCCTCGCCACCGCCGTTTCCCCTGCGGCCGCCCCGCTGAACAACGCCCGGGCCGACCAGTTGCTGTGGTATCTGCATGTGGGCCTCGCCCTGCTTGCGCTGGCGTGCATGCCCTACGGCAAATTCCTGCACCCCATTGCCACGCCCCTCAATCTTGTGGCGCGGCAGGGTTCGCGCAACGCGGCAGGCCCGGCTGATATCCCGGCTGATATCCCGACTGATACCCCGCCTGATATCCCGACCAAAGCCCCGGCTGCTGCCACAGCTTCCCCGCCCTCCCCTGTCTCCCCGCCCTCTCCTTCGGGCGCACAACGCAGGCTAGGGCTGGAAGCCTGCACCCGCTGCGGCGAATGCAGCCTGCATTGCAGCGTTGCCCCGGCCTACACGGTCGTGGGCAACCCCAACATCCTGCCTTCGGAAAAACTCCTCTCCCTGCGCAGATATACGGAAGGCTCACTCCTTCCCGCCGCCACAGACGCCTTTGCAGAGGGCAGCCGCATCTGTACGGAATGCCTGCGCTGCACAGATATCTGCCCTTCCGGCATCAATCTTCAGGATCTGTGGCTCGCCTCCAAGTCCTCGCTCAAAAAGGAGGAACTGGACGGCCCGAACACCACCATACGCCAATGTTCAGCAGCGCAATGGGCCAACGTGCTCGGCGCACAGGGCAAATCGCGCTTCGAGCAGGAAAAGGGCGACGGTCTGGCAGACCGCGCAGAATCCTTCTGGGGCTGCGTGCAGTGCACCACCTGCACCAGCGTCTGCCCCGTGGTGGCGGTGTGCGAAGCCCCGGCCAAAGATCTGGACCTCATGCCCCAGCAGATCATGAACCTGCTGCGCATGGGCCTCAAGGACGAGGCGCTGGGCGTGCGCATGGTCTGGAGCTGCACCACCTGCTACAAATGTCAGGAACACTGCCCGCAGGATGTCCCCGTGGCCGACATCCTTTTCGAGCTGCGGCAGATCGCCACGGAACGGTTCAAGGAACGCCGCCTCACCTCCTGCCCGCTGCCCGCCGTCTCCCCGGTGCGCATACCGCCTGTTGACGGCGGGACCGGGCCGACCGGGCCGACCATGGCAACCACTTCAACCGCAGCTACAGTGGCAACCGCAGCTACCGTGACAAATCCGGGCACCGCCCTTGAGCCGAATACGGCACCTGCGGCGCATACAGGAACCTCAGACCCCAGCACAGGAACCCCCGCATGA